The DNA segment GAATGCCCTCCACTAGCAGTCGCATGCGTCCAGCACCAATTTGCATGCACCGGAACCCTCTTGATATTGAGCGACCCCGTCCGCACTCCCTCTGGCCTGCACCGACGAGCGGGAATGTCACTTCTGGTGATCAACTGAACGCTTCGCGTGCGAAGATCACCCATCCTCCGGCTTCATGATCCTTCGTCAGGTGGTGGAGATCACAAAGCTTGTGCAATACCCCGTGTCGCAGATCACAGAGCGTCGGGCATAAGATGCGGAGCAGTTGGGCTTGTGACCTGCTTCACATGTTCTCGATCTTCGCCGGGACAGGTGGGGACGGAGGGACGTACGAGGCAGCTGTGAGCCCGTGATCCGCCACCAGTCAATGCCGACTGAAGGGAGCGAGGAGCGGTGAACGCGTACGCGCCCATCCTCGTACTGGGAGCCCTCGGGGCAGGCTTTGCGATCTTCTCCGTGGTCATGGCCGCGCTGATCGGTCCGAAGCGCTACAACCGCGCGAAGCTCGAAGCCTACGAATGCGGCATCGAGCCGACCCCCACGCCGGCCGGCGGCGGGCGCTTCCCCATCAAGTACTACCTGACGGCGATGCTCTTCATCGTCTTCGACATCGAGATCGTCTTCCTCTACCCCTGGGCCGTCACCTTCGACGCGCTCGGGGTCTTCGGGCTCGTGGAGATGCTGCTCTTCGTGCTCACCGTCTTCGTCGCGTACGCGTACGTATGGCGGCGCGGCGGCCTGGAATGGGACTGAGGGGCCTTTAAGTCATGGGACTCGAAGAAAAGCTGCCGAGCGGCTTCCTGCTGACCACCGTCGAACAGGCCGCGGGCTGGGTGCGCAAGGCGTCCGTCTTCCCGGCCACGTTCGGACTCGCCTGCTGCGCCATCGAGATGATGACCACCGGCGCCGGACGCTACGACCTCGCCCGCTTCGGCATGGAGGTCTTCCGCGGCTCACCGCGCCAGGCCGACCTGATGATCGTCGCGGGCCGGGTCAGCCAGAAGATGGCGCCGGTGCTGCGGCAGGTCTACGACCAGATGCCCAACCCGAAGTGGGTCATCTCCATGGGCGTCTGCGCGTCCTCGGGCGGCATGTTCAACAACTACGCGATCGTCCAGGGCGTCGACCACATCGTGCCGGTCGACATCTATCTCCCCGGCTGCCCGCCCCGCCCCGAGATGCTGCTGGACGCGATCCTCAAGCTCCACCAGAAGATCCAGGGCACCAAGCTCGGCGTCAACGCCGAGGAAGCCGCCCGGGAGGCAGAGGAAGCCGCGCTCCAGGCACTGCCCACGATCGAGATGAAGGGGCTGCTGCGGTGAGCGAGGACAACGGCGCCAACGGCGTGAACCCCGAGAAGGACCTCTCGGCCTCCAACCTCCCGGGCCAGCGCGGTCAGGGCGGCGAGGAGATCCGCGTCCAGCGCGGCATGTTCGGCGCGAACAACGGCGGCGACACCTCCGGCTACGGCGGCCTGGTCCGCTCGATCCGGCTCCCCGGCGCGGCGAGCCGCCCCTACGGCGGCTGGTTCGACGAGGTCGCCGACGAGCTGGAGGGCGCGCTGGAGGAGCAGGGCCTGCTCCCGGAGAACGCGATCGAGCGCACCGTCGTCGACCGCGACGAGCTGACCTTCCACATCGAGCGTGAGCACCTGCTCCGCGTCGCCCGCACCCTGCGCGACGACCCGGCGCTCCGCTTCGAGCTGTGCACCGGCGTCAGCGGGGTGCACTACCCGAGCGACAAGGGCCGCGAGCTGCACGCCGTCTACCACCTGCGCTCGATCACCCACAACCGGCTGATCCGGCTGGAGGTCAGCGCTCCCGACGCCGACCCGCGCATCCCGTCCCTGGTCACGGTCTACCCGACCAACGACTGGCACGAGCGCGAGACGTACGACTTCTTCGGGATCGTCTTCGACGGCCACCCGGCCCTCACCCGGATCATGATGCCGGACGACTGGCAGGGCCACCCGCAGCGCAAGGACTACCCCCTCGGCGGCATCGCCGTCGAGTACAAGGGCGCCCAGATCCCGGCTCCGGACCAGCGGAGGTCCTACTCGTGAGCACTCCCCACGCAACCGGCCGCGCCACCACCGAGGGGACCGTCTACACGGTCACCGGCGGCGATTGGGACGAGGTCGTACAGACCGCGGCCAAGGCGGACGACGAGCGCATCGTCGTCAACATGGGCCCGCAGCACCCGTCCACCCACGGAGTGCTCCGGCTCATCCTGGAGATCGAGGGCGAGACGGTCACCGAGGCCCGCTGCGGCATCGGCTATCTGCACACCGGCATCGAGAAGAACCTCGAGTTCCGCACCTGGACGCAGGGCACCACCTTCGTCACGCGGATGGATTACCTGACGTCCTTCTTCAACGAGACCGCCTACTGCCTCGCCGTCGAGAAGCTGCTCGGCATCGAGGAGCAGATCACCGAGCGGACCGACATCATCCGGGTGCTCCTGATGGAGCTGAACCGGCTGTCGTCGCACCTGGTGTGCATCGCCACCGGCGGCATGGAGCTGGGCTCCACCACGATCATGATCTACGGGTTCCGCGACCGGGAGATGATCCTCGACATCTACGAGCTGATCACCGGCCTGCGCATGAACCACGCGTACATCCGCCCCGGCGGACTCGCGCAGGACCTGCCGCCCGGCGCGGTCGACCAGATCCGCGAGTTCGTCAAGAAGATGCGGAAGAACCTCCCGGAGTACGACAAGCTCGCCACCGGGAACCCCATCTTCAAGGCCCGTATGCAGGACGTCGGCCACCTCGATCTGGCCGGCTGCATGGCGCTCGGCGCCACCGGCCCGATCCTGCGCTCCACCGGCCTGCCGCACGACCTGCGCAAGGCCCAGCCGTACTGCGGTTACGAGAACTACGACTTCGACGTGCCCACCGCCGAGACATGCGACTCCTACGGCCGTTTCCTGATCCGGCTGGAGGAGATGCGCCAGTCGCTGAGGATCATCGAGCAGTGCCTGGACCGGCTCCAGCCGGGACCGGTCATGGTCGCCGACAAGAAGATCGCCTGGCCCGCGCAGCTCGCGCTCGGCCCGGACGGGCTCGGCAACTCGCTGGACCACATCAAGAAGATCATGGGCACCTCCATGGAGGCCCTGATCCACCACTTCAAGCTGGTGACCGAGGGCTTCCGGGTCCCGCCGGGCCAGGCGTACGCGGCCGTCGAGTCGCCCAAGGGCGAACTCGGCGTGCACGCCGTCTCCGACGGCGGCACCCGCCCCTTCCGGGTCCACTTCCGCGACCCGTCCTTCACCAATCTCCAGGCCATGGCGGCGATGTGCGAGGGCGGCCAGGTCGCCGACGTCATCGTGGCCGTGGCGTCCATCGACCCCGTGATGGGAGGCGTCGACCGGTGACCACCTCTTCTTCCGAGCGGGGCGTCGGCCTGGGCATGCCGGAACTGCCCCCGCCCGCCTACCCGGACGACGTCCGGGCCCGGCTGGAGCGGGACGCGCGCGAGGTGATCGCGCGCTACCCCGACTCCCGCTCCGCCCTGCTGCCGCTGCTGCACCTCGTACAGTCCGAGGACGGCTACGTCACCCGCACCGGCATGAAGTTCTGCGCCGACGTGCTGGAGCTGACCACCGCCGAGGTCACCGCGGTCGCCACCTTCTACTCCATGTACCGGCGCCGCCCCTCCGGCGACTACCAGGTGGGCGTCTGCACCAACACCCTGTGCGCGGTCATGGGCGGCGACGCCATCTTCGAGACCCTCCAGGAGCACCTGGGCGTCGGCAACGGCGAGACCACCGGCGACGGCAAGGTCACCCTGGAGCACATCGAGTGCAACGCGGCCTGCGACTACGCGCCGGTGGTGATGGTCAACTGGGAGTTCTTCGACAACCAGACCCCGGCCAGCGCCACCCGCCTCGTCGACGACCTGCGCGCCGGAGCTCCCGTGGAGCCCACGCGCGGCGCCCGGCTGTGCACCTTCAAGGAGACCGCCCGCATCCTGGCCGGCTTCCCCGACGAGCGCCCCGGCGCCGTCGAGGAGGGCGGCAGCGCGGGCCACGCCTCCCTGGTGGGCCTGCGCCTGGCCAAGGGCGAGACCCAGCCCGCCCGCGTGGTCCACCCGCGCGACGCGGCCCCGCGCGAGGAGCAGGTGCACGACCCGTCGCCCACCGAGCGGCTCAGCTCCCACGACCCGGTCGACACCTCGGCCTCCGACCCGGCGCACCCGTCCGGACCGACCGCAGAGGAGGGGGAGTGATGACCGTGGTGACCGACGTCAAGGACGACACCAGCCCCGAGAAACTGCTCGCCCCCGTGCTCTCGGCCTTCTGGGACGAGGACCGCTCCTGGACGCTCGACGTCTACCGGCGGCACGACGGCTACGAGGGCCTGCGCAAGGCGCTCGCCATGTCCCCGGACGACCTGATCGCCTACGTCAAGGAGTCCGGCCTGCGCGGCCGGGGCGGCGCCGGCTTCCCGACCGGCATGAAGTGGCAGTTCATCCCGCAGGGCGACGGCAAGCCGCACTACCTCGTCGTCAACGCCGACGAGTCCGAGCCCGGCACCTGCAAGGACATCCCGCTCCTCTACGCCAACCCGCACAGCCTCATCGAGGGCATCGTGATCGCCTGCTACGCGATCCGCTCCTCGCACGCCTTCATCTACCTGCGCGGCGAGGTCGTCCCCGTGCTGCGCCGGCTGCACGAGGCGGTGCGCGAGGCGTACGAGGCCGGGTTCCTCGGCGAGAACGTCCTCGGCAGCGGACTCGACCTCGAACTCACCGTGCACGCGGGCGCGGGCGCCTACATCTGCGGTGAGGAGACCGCGCTGCTCGACTCGCTGGAAGGGCGCCGGGGCCAGCCGAGGCTGCGGCCCCCGTTCCCCGCCGTCGAGGGCCTGTACGCCTGTCCCACCGTGGTGAACAACGTCGAGTCGATCGCCTCGGTTCCCGCGATCATGCACCAGGGCAAGGACTGGTTCCGCTCGATGGGCAGCGAGAAGTCACCCGGCTTCACGCTCTACTCGCTCAGCGGGCACGTCGCCAGCCCCGGCCAGTACGAGGCGCCGCTCGGCATCACCCTGCGCCAGCTGCTCGACATGAGCGGCGGCATGCGTCCCGGCCACCGGCTGAAGTTCTGGACCCCGGGCGGCTCCTCCACCCCGATGTTCACCGACGAACACCTCGACGTGGCCCTCGACTACGAGGGCGTCGGCGCCGCCGGCTCCATGCTCGGCACCAAGGCGCTCCAGTGCTTCGACGAGACCACCTGCGTGGTGCGGGCGGTCACCCGCTGGACCGAGTTCTACGCCCACGAGTCCTGCGGCAAGTGCACGCCCTGCCGCGAAGGGACGTACTGGCTGGTGCAGTTGCTGCGGGACATCGAGGCCGGGAAGGGGTCGATGTCCGACCTCGACAAGCTCAACGACATCGCCGACAACATCAACGGCAAGTCCTTCTGCGCCCTGGGCGACGGCGCGGCCTCACCGATCTTCTCCTCGCTGAAGTACTTCCGCGAGGAGTACGAGCAGCACATCACGGGCCGGGGCTGCCCCTTCGACCCGGCCAAGTCGACGGCCTGGGCGGACCGCCCGGAGGTGAACGCATGACCGTGACCACCAATGCCCCCTCGGACGGGGGGCAGGCGGCGGTCCCGCCGGAGGACCTCGTCTCGCTGACGATCGACGGCATCGGGATCAGCGTGCCCAAGGGCACCCTGGTCATCCGGGCCGCCGAGCGGCTCGGCATCGAGATCCCGCGCTTCTGCGACCACCCCCTGCTGGACCCGGCCGGCGCCTGCCGCCAGTGCATCGTGGAGGTGGAGGGCCAGCGCAAGCCGATGGCGTCCTGCACCATCACCTGCACCGACGGCATGGTGGTGAAGACCCAGCTCACCTCGCCGGTCGCCGAGAAGGCGCAGCACGGCGTGATGGAGCTGCTGCTCATCAACCATCCGCTGGACTGCCCGGTCTGCGACAAGGGCGGCGAGTGCCCGCTGCAGAACCAGGCCATGTCGCACGGCAACGCCGACACCCGCTTCGAGGGCCGCAAGCGCACCTACGCCAAGCCGGTCCCGATCTCCACCCAGGTGCTGCTGGACCGCGAGCGGTGCGTGCTGTGCGCCCGCTGCACCCGGTTCTCCAACCAGGTCGCGGGCGACCCGATGATCGAGCTGATCGAGCGGGGCGCGCTCCAGCAGGTCGGCACCGGCGAGGGCGACCCGTTCGAGTCGTACTTCTCCGGCAACACCATCCAGATCTGCCCGGTCGGCGCGCTCACCTCGGCCGCCTACCGGTTCCGCTCCCGCCCCTTCGACCTGATCTCCTCGCCGTCGGTGTGCGAGCACTGCTCGGGCGGCTGCGCCACCCGTACCGACCACCGGCGCGGCAAGGTCATGCGGCGGCTCGCCGCCAACGACCCGGAGGTCAACGAGGACTGGGTCTGCGACAAGGGCCGGTTCGCCTTCCGCTACGCCCAGCAGCGCGACCGGCTCGACACCCCGCTGGTCCGCAACGCCGAGGGCGTGCTGGAGCCGGCCTCCTGGCCGGAGGCGCTGGACGCGGCCGCGCGGGGCCTGGGCGCCGCCCGCTCCCGCGCCGGGGTGCTCACCGGGGGCCGGCTGACCGTCGAGGACGCCTACGCGTACAGCAAGTTCGCGCGGGTGGCGCTCGACACCAACGACATCGACTTCCGGGCCCGTGTGCACAGCGGGGAGGAGGCCGACTTCCTCGCCGCGCGGGTGGCCGGCCGGGGCCGCGACCTCGACGGCACCGGGGTCACGTACACCGCGCTGGAGCAGGCGCCCGCCGTGCTGCTGGTCGGGTTCGAGGCCGAGGAGGAGGCGCCCGGCGTCTTCCTGCGGCTGCGCAAGGCGTGGCGCAAGCACGGCCAGAAGGTGTACTCCCTGGCCACGCACGCCACCCGGGGCCTGACCAAGGCGGGCGGCACGCTGCTGCCGGCCGCGCCCGGCACCGAGCCCGAGTGGCTGGACGCGCTGGCCGGCGGGGTCGGTCTGGAGGACGCCGGCACCGGGGCGGCCGAGGCGCTGCGCGCCGAGGGCGCCGTGATCGTGGTCGGCGAGCGGCTCGCGGGTGTCGCGGGCGGCCTGACCGCCGCCACGCGCGCGGCGGCCGCCACCGGCGCCCGGCTGGTGTGGATTCCCCGGCGGGCGGGGGAGCGCGGCGCCGTCGAGGCGGGCGCGCTGCCCACGCTGCTGCCGGGCGGCCGCCCGGCCACCGACCCGCGCGCGCGGGAGGAGGTCGCCGCCGCCTGGGGGCTGGCCGAACTCCCCGCCCGGCACGGCCGCGACACCCAGCAGATCGTGGAGGCCGCCGCCACCGGCGAGCTGTCCGCGCTGCTCGTCGCCGGGGTGGAGGTCGCCGACCTGCCCGACCCGGCACGCGCGCGTGAGGCGCTCGACAGCGTCGGTTTCCTGGTCTCGCTGGAGCTGCGGCCCAGCGAGGTCACCGAACGCGCCGACGTGGTGCTGCCGGTGGCGGCGGTGGTCGAGAAGACCGGCACCTTCCTCAACTGGGAGGGCCGGGTCCGCTTCTTCGAGGCCGCGCTCAAGCCCGACCAGATGACCCGCCGGCTCGCCCCGTCCGACGCCCGCGTCCTGGAGATGCTGGCCGACGCCATGGACGTCCACCTGGGCCTGCCGGACCTGCGCACCACGCGTGCGGAGATCGACCGGCTCGGCGGCTGGACCGGGGGCACCGCGGCCGACCCGGCGCACAGCGGGGCCGCGCTGCCCCGCCCGGCGGCCGGGGAGGCCGTGCTCGCCGGACACCGGCTCCTGCTCGACCTCGGCGTCCTCCAGCAGGGCGACGAGGCGCTGGCCGGCACCCGGCACGCCGCCCACGCGCGCGTGTCCGCGGCCACGGCCGCCGAGGCGGGCGTCCAGGACGGCGACACGCTCGCCGTCACCGGTCCCGCCGGGACGACCGCGTTCCCGCTGGAGATCACCGAGATGCCCGACCGGGTGGTCTGGCTCCCGCTGGACTCGGCCGGCCGGGGCGTCGCCTCCGACACCGGGGCCGGGCCCGGCTCCCTCGTCCGTATCGGCCCGGCGGCGCTCGCCGACGAGGCCCCCAAGGAGGTTCGAGGATGAGCCCGTTCCTCGCCGCTGAAGACCTCTCGCTGTTCGGCCGCGACCCCTGGTGGCTGGTCGTCGTCAAGGCGGTGTTCTGCTTCGCGTTCCTGATGCTGACGGTGCTGCTCTCCATCGTCTGGGAGCGCAAGGTCGTCGCCTGGATGCAGCTGCGCGTCGGCCCCAACCGGCACGGCCCCTGGGGCATGCTCCAGTCGCTCGCCGACGGCGTGAAGCTGATGCTCAAGGAGGACGTCGTCGTCAAGCGCGCGGACAAGGTGATCTACGTCCTCGCGCCGATCGTCGCGGTCATCCCGGCCTGCATGGCGATCGCGGTGATCCCCTTCGGCCCGGCCGGCAACGAGATCTCGATCTTCGGCCACCGCACCACGATGCAGCTCACCGACCTGCCGATCGCGATGCTCTACATCCTCGCGGTCGCCTCGATCGGCATCTACGGCATCGTGCTGGCGGGCTGGAGCTCCGGATCGACCTACCCGCTCCTGGGCGGCCTGCGCTCCTGCGCGCAGATGATCTCGTACGAGATCGCCATGGGCGCCGCGTTCGCCTCGGTGTTCCTCTACTCCGGGTCGATGTCGACCTCCACGATCGTGGAACAGCAGCACGACCGCTGGTACATCCTGCTGCTGCCGGTCTCCTTCATCCTCTACGTGATCACGATGGTGGGCGAGACCAACCGCGCCCCCTTCGACATGCCGGAGTCCGAGGGCGACCTGGTCGGCGGCTTCAACACCGAGTACTCGTCGATCAAGTTCGCGCTGTTCATGCTCGCCGAGTACATGAACATGGTGACGGTGTCGGCGGTGACGGCCACCCTCTTCCTCGGCGGCTGGCGGGCCCCCTGGCCCATCAGCACCTTCTGGGAGGGCGCCAACCACGGCTGGTGGCCGATGCTCTGGTTCGTCATCAAGGTCCAGCTCCTGCTGTTCTTCTTCATCTGGCTGCGCGGCACGCTCCCCCGCGTCCGCTACGACCAGCTCATGAAGCTCGGCTGGAAGGTCCTGATCCCGGTCTCGGTGGTCTGGCTGATGCTGGTGGCGACCGTGCGGGTGCTGCGCAACGAGAACTACGACTTCGCCGACATCGCGCTCTACGTCGGCGGCGGTGTGCTCGCCCTGCTGCTGATCTCCTTCATCGCCGACATGTTCCGCGACAAGGGCAAGGCCGCCGAAGAGCCGGCCCCGCAGCCCGGATTCGATCCGCTGGCGGGCGGTTTCCCCGTACCGCCGCTGCCCGGACAGCAGT comes from the Streptomyces seoulensis genome and includes:
- a CDS encoding NuoB/complex I 20 kDa subunit family protein; this encodes MGLEEKLPSGFLLTTVEQAAGWVRKASVFPATFGLACCAIEMMTTGAGRYDLARFGMEVFRGSPRQADLMIVAGRVSQKMAPVLRQVYDQMPNPKWVISMGVCASSGGMFNNYAIVQGVDHIVPVDIYLPGCPPRPEMLLDAILKLHQKIQGTKLGVNAEEAAREAEEAALQALPTIEMKGLLR
- a CDS encoding NADH-quinone oxidoreductase subunit D, whose protein sequence is MSTPHATGRATTEGTVYTVTGGDWDEVVQTAAKADDERIVVNMGPQHPSTHGVLRLILEIEGETVTEARCGIGYLHTGIEKNLEFRTWTQGTTFVTRMDYLTSFFNETAYCLAVEKLLGIEEQITERTDIIRVLLMELNRLSSHLVCIATGGMELGSTTIMIYGFRDREMILDIYELITGLRMNHAYIRPGGLAQDLPPGAVDQIREFVKKMRKNLPEYDKLATGNPIFKARMQDVGHLDLAGCMALGATGPILRSTGLPHDLRKAQPYCGYENYDFDVPTAETCDSYGRFLIRLEEMRQSLRIIEQCLDRLQPGPVMVADKKIAWPAQLALGPDGLGNSLDHIKKIMGTSMEALIHHFKLVTEGFRVPPGQAYAAVESPKGELGVHAVSDGGTRPFRVHFRDPSFTNLQAMAAMCEGGQVADVIVAVASIDPVMGGVDR
- a CDS encoding NADH-quinone oxidoreductase subunit A — translated: MNAYAPILVLGALGAGFAIFSVVMAALIGPKRYNRAKLEAYECGIEPTPTPAGGGRFPIKYYLTAMLFIVFDIEIVFLYPWAVTFDALGVFGLVEMLLFVLTVFVAYAYVWRRGGLEWD
- a CDS encoding NADH-quinone oxidoreductase subunit C encodes the protein MSEDNGANGVNPEKDLSASNLPGQRGQGGEEIRVQRGMFGANNGGDTSGYGGLVRSIRLPGAASRPYGGWFDEVADELEGALEEQGLLPENAIERTVVDRDELTFHIEREHLLRVARTLRDDPALRFELCTGVSGVHYPSDKGRELHAVYHLRSITHNRLIRLEVSAPDADPRIPSLVTVYPTNDWHERETYDFFGIVFDGHPALTRIMMPDDWQGHPQRKDYPLGGIAVEYKGAQIPAPDQRRSYS
- the nuoH gene encoding NADH-quinone oxidoreductase subunit NuoH, which codes for MSPFLAAEDLSLFGRDPWWLVVVKAVFCFAFLMLTVLLSIVWERKVVAWMQLRVGPNRHGPWGMLQSLADGVKLMLKEDVVVKRADKVIYVLAPIVAVIPACMAIAVIPFGPAGNEISIFGHRTTMQLTDLPIAMLYILAVASIGIYGIVLAGWSSGSTYPLLGGLRSCAQMISYEIAMGAAFASVFLYSGSMSTSTIVEQQHDRWYILLLPVSFILYVITMVGETNRAPFDMPESEGDLVGGFNTEYSSIKFALFMLAEYMNMVTVSAVTATLFLGGWRAPWPISTFWEGANHGWWPMLWFVIKVQLLLFFFIWLRGTLPRVRYDQLMKLGWKVLIPVSVVWLMLVATVRVLRNENYDFADIALYVGGGVLALLLISFIADMFRDKGKAAEEPAPQPGFDPLAGGFPVPPLPGQQLPAVPRRRPRQERELIVSGGVDTVSDQTPDGKEASDG
- the nuoF gene encoding NADH-quinone oxidoreductase subunit NuoF — translated: MTVVTDVKDDTSPEKLLAPVLSAFWDEDRSWTLDVYRRHDGYEGLRKALAMSPDDLIAYVKESGLRGRGGAGFPTGMKWQFIPQGDGKPHYLVVNADESEPGTCKDIPLLYANPHSLIEGIVIACYAIRSSHAFIYLRGEVVPVLRRLHEAVREAYEAGFLGENVLGSGLDLELTVHAGAGAYICGEETALLDSLEGRRGQPRLRPPFPAVEGLYACPTVVNNVESIASVPAIMHQGKDWFRSMGSEKSPGFTLYSLSGHVASPGQYEAPLGITLRQLLDMSGGMRPGHRLKFWTPGGSSTPMFTDEHLDVALDYEGVGAAGSMLGTKALQCFDETTCVVRAVTRWTEFYAHESCGKCTPCREGTYWLVQLLRDIEAGKGSMSDLDKLNDIADNINGKSFCALGDGAASPIFSSLKYFREEYEQHITGRGCPFDPAKSTAWADRPEVNA
- the nuoE gene encoding NADH-quinone oxidoreductase subunit NuoE; translated protein: MTTSSSERGVGLGMPELPPPAYPDDVRARLERDAREVIARYPDSRSALLPLLHLVQSEDGYVTRTGMKFCADVLELTTAEVTAVATFYSMYRRRPSGDYQVGVCTNTLCAVMGGDAIFETLQEHLGVGNGETTGDGKVTLEHIECNAACDYAPVVMVNWEFFDNQTPASATRLVDDLRAGAPVEPTRGARLCTFKETARILAGFPDERPGAVEEGGSAGHASLVGLRLAKGETQPARVVHPRDAAPREEQVHDPSPTERLSSHDPVDTSASDPAHPSGPTAEEGE
- a CDS encoding NADH-quinone oxidoreductase subunit G, with the protein product MTVTTNAPSDGGQAAVPPEDLVSLTIDGIGISVPKGTLVIRAAERLGIEIPRFCDHPLLDPAGACRQCIVEVEGQRKPMASCTITCTDGMVVKTQLTSPVAEKAQHGVMELLLINHPLDCPVCDKGGECPLQNQAMSHGNADTRFEGRKRTYAKPVPISTQVLLDRERCVLCARCTRFSNQVAGDPMIELIERGALQQVGTGEGDPFESYFSGNTIQICPVGALTSAAYRFRSRPFDLISSPSVCEHCSGGCATRTDHRRGKVMRRLAANDPEVNEDWVCDKGRFAFRYAQQRDRLDTPLVRNAEGVLEPASWPEALDAAARGLGAARSRAGVLTGGRLTVEDAYAYSKFARVALDTNDIDFRARVHSGEEADFLAARVAGRGRDLDGTGVTYTALEQAPAVLLVGFEAEEEAPGVFLRLRKAWRKHGQKVYSLATHATRGLTKAGGTLLPAAPGTEPEWLDALAGGVGLEDAGTGAAEALRAEGAVIVVGERLAGVAGGLTAATRAAAATGARLVWIPRRAGERGAVEAGALPTLLPGGRPATDPRAREEVAAAWGLAELPARHGRDTQQIVEAAATGELSALLVAGVEVADLPDPARAREALDSVGFLVSLELRPSEVTERADVVLPVAAVVEKTGTFLNWEGRVRFFEAALKPDQMTRRLAPSDARVLEMLADAMDVHLGLPDLRTTRAEIDRLGGWTGGTAADPAHSGAALPRPAAGEAVLAGHRLLLDLGVLQQGDEALAGTRHAAHARVSAATAAEAGVQDGDTLAVTGPAGTTAFPLEITEMPDRVVWLPLDSAGRGVASDTGAGPGSLVRIGPAALADEAPKEVRG